CCTGACAACTAAGTAGCTTGTCTAAGACTACACgattaaaggatatttttgtaaattctatatatctttagtttaagacaGTTAATAAATACATGTATAATGTATTGGTAGAGGATAACAGGCATCCATAGATTAGTCGAAGTGCACAATATTATCCGAGCAGCATTATcaacaaaaggaaaagaaagtttAACCATTATCCCTTGATATGTCTATTTGTTGAATGCCGATCAGTCCTTATCCCTTGATTCTGGATTGAAGAAACAGGAGAAACTAGATTTAATCATACCTACGCTAAGCTAAAGCTTGAGATGAGTAAATATTTTCCATAGCAAAGTTTGAGGTGGTTTCCAAGCTCAAGTGGTATGTAGCCAGGAAGCAGGCTCAAGCTCAACTCGAATAATTTCCAACCCAAATTTATAAATGTAGCTGTAATACCATCCTCCTAACATCTTCATTTAACAAATTGATATTAAAGGAAAGAGCTCTTACACGATAGTCTTGGCTCGAACTTTGCTTGGAAACTAGCTCTAGGTCCTTCGAAGAGAAAATTGCAGGGTTGCGACCTGCAGCACTGCATGAAGGAAAGAACTTCTGAGTGTTCCACCAATAGGTGAGCCACGGAAGGTAATGAGCAACACGAAGAGTCCATTTGTCTTGAGGAAGTCGAAGGTTGAATGCTTCTTGGGACATATTAACAGGAAACCTAGGCCACCAATAGTTGACAACTGGTGCAATAAGAGCAGCACCTGCCAACCTATTTCAAGTAACGAACGTTATTCTTGAATCTTGATATTCATTTcaaataacttaataaaacaaataaacaatcatataacaaaaaatcttaagtttgtgCTCCTGAAAATAGGAATTGAGATTCCTTTATAGAGTCTGCTTTTCCAGAAAAAATTTCAAGCTTTTCTTCCACAAATTACTGAACCTACACAAATTCCATACGAACATGGGCAGAGCTAGGGCCCTTCGCGGAAAGTTATACTGTATTTTCAAGGTCAAGGTTAATTTTTTAGAGTTAATGGTCAAAAACACATCCAAACTATGACTTTTTCGCGAGTTTCATACCTCAACTATCCATTGTTCTCTTTACCTATCTAAATTGTCATTCCCTCACTTCGATGTTGTGTTGGCCAAATATTCCTTCTCAATCAACAACAAGCACATGTAGGCAAAACATCGAGGTATGTTTTAATATAATTGAGTGGTAGTTGAGGTATGTAACTCGCGAAAACGTGATAATTTAGGTATGTTCTTTCGCCATTAACTCTATTCTTTTGTGTATAAATAATAGATGTCACTGGCTTCTTCGTgtgtttacttttttatattgtaAGGGCCTTTAGTAAAAAAAACTTGGTTCAGCCATTGTATATGAGGTATAACGCTCTACTTATGTACATGTAACAAAAATGAGATTACCTGTGAGGAATGTATCTGAGACAGGTCCAAACAGCCTGTCCCCCCATTGAAAATCCCATAACATAGAATTTCGATCCTAAACCTAATTGATCTGCAAGCTCCTGTATGTCAAAAGCTAAGCTCTTGACTGTTCGTTTTGGATTAGGATCACTTTCTCCATAACCAGGTCTGTCAAAGGAAACAGTGTACACTCCTAAACTTTCGATGACATCctgcaacaaaaacaaaaattatgtcCAAAATACATAGTTGGTCCATAAAAGAATACGAGCAAAAGAATCAAGTGACGTTACTTGAGAGAGGATGTTAATTGGAACATCATGCCTACAACCATCGTACCCATGGATATATACAATCTTATATTTTGCATTATCTCTAGGTACACCAGTCTCCTTGTAAGCCAAGTGTCTTCCATCACTAAGTTTGATTCTAGGTGCAGTGACGGGAGGGCCATCTGGGGATCCACAGGTCTTAGGGGGAGGTGGTCGTGTTGCTTGATAACCCCACGCTAATAACCCAATCAAAACAACCAGAAGAATTTTCGCAAACGCCCCTGAAATGATATCATTTGAGTTGCAAGATAATTGAGAACTCAAACAATTTGGAAAGACAAAAAGACGAGAAATAGTATTCAAGCAtcttaaaaaaactttttttaaaaaaggacaaTGTTTAGAGAAACATTTGCACACTCAAGCAACTTAAATTAAGTTAAACTAAAATCTTCGGTTTTGAGAAAATACGGAATATATCCAGTTTCAAGATTTATGAAGAGCATCCAATAATACAagaattttctttgaaattttgaatagaAGCATTTgcaaactcaaaatatttggTTCTAAGTAAACAACCATTATAATTTACATTTGCAGTTTCTAACTAAAATGATACTAACACGGGCataaaatgtaagaaaaaaagCAAACAcagattcaaaaataaaaactttccACCAAATGTAACAAAGTTATCAACTTCTGTTTTTGGATTCCCAACCCAGTGTCTAGTACCCACATTGGGACCTGACTAAATCCGTATTTCATGTCGGGAAGTCCCACATTGGAGGATAAAATGATCCGTTACAATAGAGGCTCCCTACCTCATATCAAACTCGACACCTTTGGTTAGAAAAGTTATTAACTTTACAGGACAAAGATTCAGTTCATCAGTATACTTTCTACATGCCTCAACAAACTCATTCTGATGTGAGAAAAGAGTACCAAAAGCATAACCAAGTTTTGTTTTTGATTAACCGAATGTCCGTCCAGTACCTACATTGGGACCGACTAAATCCAGATTCATCCCGGAAAGTCCCACATTGGGGATAAATGCTCCCTAACAAAGGGAGACTCCTAGCCAGGCTTGAACCAGACACCACTAGTTAAGAAAGTTATCAACTTTACAAAATAAAGATTCAGTTCTTCACTAAATTCACTACATGCTCCAACAAACTCATTGAAgtgtgagaaaaactttcaaaatcataatcaaaatcaaaaactcCCCACCAAATGCAACAAAGTTATCAACTTTTGTTTTTGGTTTCTCAAACTCGGTGTCCGGTACCCGCATTGAGACCCGACTAAATCCAAATTTGCATTGGGAAATCCCACCTTAGGGATAAAATACTCCCTAACAAAGGAAACTTTTTACCTCATTTGAACCCGAGACCTCTAATTAAGAAAGTTATCAACTTTATATAATAAAGATTCAATTCACTATATATTCCACATGCCCCAACAAACACATCAAATGtgagaaaatatcaaaatcaaaactttccaccaaatattaatatttttgtttttggtttccCAATCAACTGTCCGATACCTGCATTGAAACCCGATTAAATCCAGATTCACATTGGCAAAATCCCTCCTTAGTGTAAATTATCCTCTAACAAAGGCAACTCCTACCTCACCTCAGCTCGAACCCGAGACCTCTAGTTAAAGAAACTAACTAACTTTACACAATAAATTCAGTTTTTTCACTATATTTTCAACATATGGTAAAATAAAACTGGAAAtttataccaaaaataaaaaaagaaaacccACCAGAAGGAAAAGGAATAGAACTTTTTTGCTTAGCTTTACGAGTATGAGCCCTAGCTGAAGCTGCTGAAATCTTCTTTGttgccattttttttttttttgctgaatcaaattcttgattttgaaattacaaattttgtatttacaCTGTagatttacaaaaattatacaaaaatgaagATTGAAGAGATCTGAGTCTCATCTCTCTGATTTaataattgttgaaatttttttttatcatatgatCTATCATAACATTTGgcaattttctttcttcctatattttttacccttttttatttaaaaaaaaaaatcaggactccgaaaataatgaataatttctttttaatatatagtaatattttttaaatattaaccGTATTTGCGTATTTCTCAACTAATTTCATAAGATATCTATTATCGATTACTTCACACCAGGGGCGGAGCTAGCTTATTTTCTAGGaggtttgaacttcaaaattatattatttatacatggttaaaataattatttttagatatatataatagatgtcAAATTTCATTGGGTTAagtgaaatttaaatatatattttaacgtATTATGCCcttattaaatattaacaaGTTTGTTCAATGACAAGAGTCATAGAATCCAATATTACACAATGTTCAATGACATCTACTACctgatccaaaaaaaataatgttgatcGAACCCTTCAAAAATGTAAAGCATTTGGAAGATCCGACTTTCATGCAAGtatgcaataatatttttgaagagtcccaACGACTTACGTGGGATATAATtatcaacaaaatattcaaatttgttCAATGACAAAAAATGATCATTGAATCCAATACTAAAACCAATAGCCCCTTTATAGCTTTTACATAACAAAAGGCTCTCCAAGTAAAAATGTCTTCATAACTTTATCTCCCATTCCTTCAGCCCATGGAAACATATGACCTCCACCTTTCATTTCATGATAGTGAATCCATGGTAGTTTCTTCGCGATGAATCGTTGTAGAATGACTGGTACATGCCCGTCTTCATCACCTTGCCAGATGTGAACGGAGCCTTCCCCGTTAGGGAATGGGTTTTCTAGTTCCATCGGATCAAACTCCCATGTCCCGAAACCTACCATTAGGTCACGATGGATGGACTCGTACTCCCCTTGCTGTCTTACCAAGTCCTAGCCTCAAATCAGAAAAACAGAACAGAACTCAGAGTTTAGTACTTGTTAGTTGCTAGTATGCATTACGCAAGAACAAGAAATAGGAGAATTAACTCAAACAATTTGCTGATCAAAATCAACACACGTGATTGTGGAATTAAGTTATATACAATTCTATTAGCGTAATTTAACTAGTTATAACAAGTTACGACTCTATCCTACAGTCGATAATGATGCAGAAAACGTACTTGTAACACTATTTGtccttattttttcatatacatatataaggaTTGATGTTGAAGCAGGGTGTTTATCCAAATTCGCAAAATGAAATGTGGATATGTGAAGAAGATAGACGAGTGCTCACCCGATATTCACTCTGATATGAATCAAAGATAGGCATAAGAACTCTGTCTTGTTCTAAAAGAATATCCTCGCTGCCCGTTGCAACGCTGGAAGAAGGAAATAATTTTTGAGTGTTCCACCAGTAAGTCAGCCATGGAAAATAGTGTGCAATGCGAAGCGTCCATTGATCCTGCACAAGCTGTTCGTAGTACGCTTGTTTAGTCAAGTTTGCAGGAAAACTATCCCACCAGTAGTTAGTTACGGGTGTTAGAAGAATTGCTCCAGCCAATCTGTTACACATTTCAAATGTCACAAGTTAAGATGGAAACCTATGTGCACCCGAGAAGGTCACCTAAAAGATAACTACGACAGATTAGCGTAAACTGATAATGTAGAAGTCATTAGCATCGTCAGTGTCTATAAGTTAAATCCAAAGAACTAAACTACTTTCACTGAAGATTCAATTTATACTAAGAGGAACAATCAAGCCAATTCATAAAATGACTTCTTCTCATCTGCTTAAGAATTGGTAGATCAAAGTTACTCGTATTTATGCTGGTTGGACGTAACAGGTACATAGTTAAAATAGTCGAGGTGCGAGCAAACTAACAGTACCTGTGAGGAATATACTTGAGAAGGCCCCAAACAGCTTGTCCACCCATAGAAAATCCGATAACATAAAACTTAGATCCTAATTCCAATTGATCAGCTAATTCCTCTATATCAAGAGCTAAGGTCTTTGGCGTTCTTTTTGGATGAGGATCACTTTCACCATAACCAGGTCTATCAATTGACACAATATATATTCCCAAACTTTGCATAAGCTCCTGCAACCACAaagaaaatttcattaattgcAGCCACAAATATATTCGAGCAGACGGTAAGTGTCCCTCCATCCTTAATCAAGTTCCGGATCCGAGCTCTAGAAATAAAGTCGCTGTTGTTAGGAGCCTTAACCCTCAAAGTGGGACTTTCCAATGTGAATTCGGATTAGTCATGCTTCAAATTGGGTGTTGGACACCAGGTGGGAAACTAAAAAGAATACTAAACACAACACTTATAAGTACCCCTCAATTGTTAACCACAGATCTAAGGTTCAAGCTCTAAAAATGTAGTTGCATTAGGTCAGGAGCCTTAAAACTAGGACTTCTGGACACGAATTCATATTAGTTGGGCTCCAACAGATGCCACACACCGGATGGGAAACCAAGATGAATACTAAAACAACCTTCAAAAGTATCCCTCAATCCTTAACTAGAATCACGACAATCTTGGGATTTGAGCTCTGAAAATAGAGTAATCATTGGTCGGAAGCCTTAAAAATGAAACCTCCCAACACAAATTCAAATTAGTCGGACCCCAAAACAAATATCGGACACAAACAAAATGAAGGAGAAACTAAAAACTGGGCGGGGGGATGAACAAGTAAAGATGAAACATACATACAGGAGAAGTAGTTGTGAGCAAAGCAACATCATGTCTGACACAATCAAAGCCATGGATGAAAACAAATTTGTGTTTTGCTTGGTCTCTAGGAACACCATTTTCTTTATATGCCAAATATCTCCCATCAGAAAGCTTCACTCTCGGTGCTGTAATTAGAGGTCCATTTGATGAACCACAAATCTTCGGTGGTGGAGGCATAATTGCCATATAAATCAGTGCCAATATCACTATTCCAAAAAGGGctatcatatttttcatcattcCTGAAAATGGAAAGATTTCAAGAAAACAAGAACAGAATCAAGAAACCTTTTTTGATGAACAAGAACCTTCCCTTAGgaaaaatcaagaataaaaacaaatatgccacgtaaataaacaaaaatataaataaactcatgtcatataaaataatttatgtatttgtataGCATAAGCTTGTTCAACTGctatttaataaaaagggaaaactGAGCAAAGAACTAGTAAATTTTGTTTGCTGAATATTTATAGTATTGAAacttctattttgaatttttacacCAACACAATAACTTTGTGTTGCTTTACTATtcttgatatgcatgttttcttttctttataagTCCCATAAGTTCAATGACCTTTTAAGATATTAAACGTAATACTTCAGGCGTGTTTTTCTACCTAATTTTCCGCATTGATACCCGACAAAATGCAAATTTGCACTGGAATATTCTACATTGGGGATAAAATGCTCTCTAAACAACGGCGGCCctaatcaaaaatcaaaacttccCACCAAATGCAACAAAGTTATCAACTTCTGTTTTTGGTTTCCCAAACCAGTATTATCTGACTAAATCCGGATTTGTGCTGGGAAGAAGTCTTACATTGGGGGATAAAATGCTCCCTCTAACAAGGACGACTCGATACCCCGGCTCGAACCCGACATATTTGGTTAAGAAAGtcatcaattcacataacaaACTCATCCAAATGTGAGATAAACTATCAAAATCATAAGCAAAATCAAAACTTCCCACCAAATCTAACAAAGTTATCAACTTTTGTTTTTGGTTTCTCAACCCGGTGCACGGTACCTGCATTGAGATCCAACCCACCTAAATGTGGAAATTCCTACATcgagtgaaaaaaaaaactctttaacAATGACAACTCCTTACTCTGGCTCAAGCCCGACACCTCTAGTTAAGAAAGTTATCAACTTCTGTTTCTCAACCTAGTGTCCGGTACCTGCATTGAGACCCAACCCACCTAAATCCAGAAAGTCCTACATTGAGTGAAAAAATACTATTTAACAATGGCAACTCCTTACTCCAGCTCAAACCCGAGACCTCTAGTTAAAAAAGTTATCAACTTTTGTTTTTGGTTTCTCAACCAAGTGACTGAAACCCGAATTAGGACTCAACCCAACTAAATCCATATTCGCGCCAAGAAATCCCACATTAGAGCTAACATACTTCCTAACAAAGGCAACTTCCTACCTCAGCTCAAATCCGAGACATCTAGCTAAGAAAGTAATCAACTTTTGTTTTTGGTTTCTCAACCAAGTGTCTGAAACCCGAATTAGGACCCAACCCAACTAAACCCATATTCGGGCCAAGAAATCCCATATTAGAGCTAACATACTCCCTAACAAAGGAAACTTCCTACCTCAACTCAAATCCGAGACGTCTAGTTAAGTAAGTAATCACCTTTTGTTTTTGGTTTCTCAACCAAGTGTCCGAAACCCGAATTAGGACCCAACCCAACTAAACCCACATTCGCGCCAAGAAATCCCACATTAGAGCTAATATACTCCCTAACAAAGACAACTCTCTACCTTAGCTCAAACCCCACATCTCTAATTAAACAAAGTTATCAACTTTTGCTTTTGGTTTCTCAACCAAGTGTCCGGTACCCGCATTAGGATCCAACCCAACTAAACCCATATTCGCGCCAAGAAATCCCACATTAGAGCTACCATACTCCCTAACAAAGACATCTCTCAACTTCAGCTCAAACCCGAGACTTCTAATTAAACAAAGTTATCAACAttacataataaaaattcaattcttcacaatattttcaacatatgataaaataaaattgaaaaaatacgAAAACCCACCAAAAGGAAGAGGAAAAGAAGTCTTTTGCTTTGCTTTACGAGTATGAGCCCTAGCTGAAGCTGCTGAAATTTTCCTTGTTGCCCCACCTGCCATTTTTTTTTCAGCTGTAGCAAATTCTTGATTTTGAAATTACAAATTCTGTAATTTACACTCTAAATTTTACAAAATGGAACATTGAGTAGATCTGAGTCTCAGCTCatctacttttatttatttatttatttttgacatatGATGACCCCACCCAATTTTTATTACTATCACCAACTTAGGTGATTTTGTGTATTAATTCCAacgatattattaatattttgtattgttATACGAGAAGATTCGgatatgtaatttttaattattttttattttattttaatttaattaacgattatatatatatatatttatttatggtaATAAGTGTCAGTTTTTGTCTGAAAATTTCATAGGTTCTGTGGTGATGTGATGTTATATATTGTTATCATACGTTTAGATTTGGTATAACATATAAATGTGCCTTTTAATTTGGTTTTAAATCACATTTTTGTctttcaactttggatgtgcacaaatagatacttaaacttgtataaagttgaacaaatagacacacatgtcttACACGTCATTTTTTATCTTACGTGGTATCCTACGTGTATTATACCATGTAgaactcatgtgtttattttcttaaaagttggatagttaaaatacttatttgtgcattatgaaagttggaggtcaaagttaaattttgaaGTCAAGATTAGggttcaatatatgtattatgcctttagattttatttagctattataaataaaaaatttgcacaataaataatttaataattttgtttatccaaaagaaagaaatgtatttgttaattaaattaatagaaaaaaaaacataaatatgtagtTTTTACAAGGTGAAGTTAGACACTAGTATTTAAAAACAATGGGACAAAGATAAAGCCACAAAAACATCAATTCTCACAAAATAAACCATTGAAAATAGTCTATAAAAATAACATTCCTTTATTACAAAAATGACTAGTCGTTTACATCAATCAAACTCTCTAAAAGATATCGTCACACTCATCACACCATCTAAAAAATGTACTACTTTTGTATAATTCGACGTGCATCTGTCAGCATGTTTAGCATAGCTATGAAAAATGATGTGCATAGTGTAATGCGACAAACTAGTTGTATGAAAGGTATACTCAAAAGCACAATCGATGTATTAAAAATGATATGCATAGTAGTGTAACGGGACGAAACAACCTAATGTATGAAACTCTCACGTCATGTTTTTCTCTCCGATCAGAAGAGCTTTCACAATTTTGTCTGCCATTCCATCAAGAACTGGAAACATATGACCAGCCCCCGCGATTTCATGATATTGAATCCATGGTTGTCGTTGAGCAATGTATCGTTGTAGAGTTACAGGGACGAGCTTGTCCTCGTCCCCTTGCCACAACTGTACTGAGCCTTCTTTGTTAGGAAACGGATTTTTCAAAT
The nucleotide sequence above comes from Solanum pennellii chromosome 9, SPENNV200. Encoded proteins:
- the LOC107029425 gene encoding uncharacterized protein LOC107029425, which gives rise to MATKKISAASARAHTRKAKQKSSIPFPSGAFAKILLVVLIGLLAWGYQATRPPPPKTCGSPDGPPVTAPRIKLSDGRHLAYKETGVPRDNAKYKIVYIHGYDGCRHDVPINILSQDVIESLGVYTVSFDRPGYGESDPNPKRTVKSLAFDIQELADQLGLGSKFYVMGFSMGGQAVWTCLRYIPHRLAGAALIAPVVNYWWPRFPVNMSQEAFNLRLPQDKWTLRVAHYLPWLTYWWNTQKFFPSCSAAGRNPAIFSSKDLELVSKQSSSQDYRAQVRQQGEYESLHRDLMIGFGTWEFDPMDLENPFPNNEGSVHLWQGDEDRLSPVTLQRYISQQLPWIQYHEIPGAGHLIPMIDGIGEKIFKTLLTA
- the LOC107031075 gene encoding uncharacterized protein LOC107031075 isoform X1, with protein sequence MAGGATRKISAASARAHTRKAKQKTSFPLPFGMMKNMIALFGIVILALIYMAIMPPPPKICGSSNGPLITAPRVKLSDGRYLAYKENGVPRDQAKHKFVFIHGFDCVRHDVALLTTTSPELMQSLGIYIVSIDRPGYGESDPHPKRTPKTLALDIEELADQLELGSKFYVIGFSMGGQAVWGLLKYIPHRLAGAILLTPVTNYWWDSFPANLTKQAYYEQLVQDQWTLRIAHYFPWLTYWWNTQKLFPSSSVATGSEDILLEQDRVLMPIFDSYQSEYRDLVRQQGEYESIHRDLMVGFGTWEFDPMELENPFPNGEGSVHIWQGDEDGHVPVILQRFIAKKLPWIHYHEMKGGGHMFPWAEGMGDKVMKTFLLGEPFVM
- the LOC107031075 gene encoding uncharacterized protein LOC107031075 isoform X2; protein product: MAGGATRKISAASARAHTRKAKQKTSFPLPFGMMKNMIALFGIVILALIYMAIMPPPPKICGSSNGPLITAPRVKLSDGRYLAYKENGVPRDQAKHKFVFIHGFDCVRHDVALLTTTSPELMQSLGIYIVSIDRPGYGESDPHPKRTPKTLALDIEELADQLELGSKFYVIGFSMGGQAVWGLLKYIPHRLAGAILLTPVTNYWWDSFPANLTKQAYYEQLVQDQWTLRIAHYFPWLTYWWNTQKLFPSSSVATGSEDILLEQDRVLMPIFDSYQSEYRARTW